One Sulfolobales archaeon genomic region harbors:
- a CDS encoding oxaloacetate decarboxylase, which translates to MGRRLMRQRINGARRLRELMGSRDIIVAPGAYDALSARLVEAAGFEVVYITGFGTAASMLGYPDAGLITMTEMVDNVRRIVDAVNIPVIADADTGYGNPINVIRTVQAYEDAGAAGIHIEDQVWPKKCGHMARKELIPVEDMVEKIRAAVDARRNKDFLIIARTDAIAVEGIERAFERAWEYYRAGADVLFIEGPENVEQIEAIAREFKGVPLLFNWAGFGTKTPPVDLETLRRLGYKIVIIPIALLLAATKAMKEVLNIIKRDGTPINARELMADFKEFTDFIGWPEIYELEDKYRSRAKSG; encoded by the coding sequence GTAGAGATATAATAGTAGCACCAGGCGCATATGACGCACTGAGTGCTAGGCTTGTTGAGGCTGCAGGCTTTGAAGTGGTATATATAACGGGTTTTGGCACAGCTGCATCGATGCTCGGCTATCCCGATGCTGGGTTGATCACTATGACAGAGATGGTTGACAATGTTAGAAGGATCGTGGATGCTGTTAACATACCCGTCATAGCTGATGCAGATACAGGCTATGGAAACCCGATCAACGTTATCAGGACTGTCCAGGCCTATGAAGATGCTGGTGCCGCTGGGATACATATAGAGGATCAGGTTTGGCCTAAAAAGTGTGGGCATATGGCTCGTAAGGAGCTAATCCCTGTTGAGGATATGGTTGAGAAGATCAGAGCTGCTGTAGATGCGAGGAGAAACAAGGATTTTCTAATCATAGCCAGGACAGATGCCATAGCTGTTGAGGGGATTGAGAGGGCATTTGAAAGGGCTTGGGAGTATTATAGGGCTGGGGCTGATGTACTATTTATCGAGGGGCCTGAGAATGTAGAGCAGATTGAGGCTATTGCAAGGGAGTTCAAAGGGGTACCCCTGCTCTTTAACTGGGCAGGCTTTGGTACAAAAACACCGCCAGTAGATCTGGAGACCCTTAGAAGACTAGGCTATAAAATTGTGATAATCCCTATAGCCCTACTCCTCGCAGCTACAAAGGCTATGAAAGAGGTTCTCAATATAATTAAAAGGGATGGTACACCGATAAATGCTAGGGAGCTAATGGCTGATTTCAAAGAGTTCACAGACTTCATAGGCTGGCCAGAGATCTATGAGTTGGAGGATAAATATAGATCCAGGGCTAAGAGCGGATAA